The Conexivisphaera calida genome includes a region encoding these proteins:
- a CDS encoding phosphopantetheine adenylyltransferase, which produces MEHKYRKVAIGGTFDPFHRGHRALIDAAFSIGDEVLIGLSSDELAQRMGKSPDRSFEERACDLLEYLESKYRDRIYAIYKLEDPFGPLAQDPSIEALVVSPETEGRGSAANAARKSRGLSEVDVVRIDFVLAEDGEPISSRRIRKGEIDKEGRML; this is translated from the coding sequence GTGGAACATAAGTACAGGAAGGTCGCGATAGGCGGCACGTTTGATCCGTTTCACAGGGGTCATCGTGCGCTGATCGATGCTGCATTCTCAATCGGCGACGAGGTGCTCATAGGACTCAGCTCGGACGAGCTCGCGCAGAGGATGGGGAAATCCCCGGATAGATCCTTCGAGGAGCGCGCCTGCGACCTCCTGGAGTATCTGGAGTCAAAGTACCGTGACAGGATCTACGCGATATACAAGCTGGAGGATCCATTCGGTCCCTTGGCACAGGATCCGAGCATAGAGGCGCTGGTGGTCAGTCCTGAGACCGAGGGGAGGGGAAGCGCGGCGAACGCGGCTAGGAAGTCCCGGGGGCTCAGTGAGGTCGACGTGGTGCGGATAGACTTCGTGCTTGCGGAGGATGGGGAACCCATAAGCTCCCGCCGCATAAGGAAAGGGGAGATAGATAAGGAGGGCAGGATGCTGTAG
- a CDS encoding RsmB/NOP family class I SAM-dependent RNA methyltransferase, producing MSALERLNMGLSRIRESLRGPSDLADRYGLPVDQVARYVELLGSRREAEEFLSVGEDDVMRTVRVNTTRIDRDELAERLEAKDASVRPYKHAPYGLVIEDSPVALAAYHEHLVGLFYIQGPASMLPVLALSPEDASRIADAASGVGGKATQISQHNPHSPVIALDVSERKLMALKANASRLGAFNIVAYLMDAREISSLGNFDRLLLDAPCTGEGLMPFPRGRRARPQDEVERAARLQVELLESALKSLGEGGELVYSTCSTNFEENELVVSSVLESLDGFSLVDVSLGFGDPGLIEYAGVRVPSHLRSCRRFYPHRHNTEGFTICRIRRL from the coding sequence ATGTCGGCGCTGGAGCGCCTGAACATGGGCCTATCCCGCATCCGCGAATCGCTGCGCGGTCCGTCCGATCTCGCGGACAGATATGGACTACCCGTGGATCAGGTCGCTAGGTACGTGGAGCTTCTAGGATCCCGCCGGGAGGCGGAGGAATTCCTGAGCGTGGGCGAGGATGATGTGATGAGGACCGTTAGAGTCAACACTACTAGGATAGATAGGGATGAGCTCGCTGAGAGGCTCGAGGCTAAGGACGCCTCCGTGAGACCGTATAAACATGCGCCGTACGGGCTCGTTATAGAGGATTCCCCGGTGGCGCTAGCGGCATATCATGAGCATCTAGTGGGGCTCTTCTACATACAGGGGCCGGCGTCCATGCTCCCAGTGCTGGCTCTATCTCCCGAGGATGCCTCGCGCATAGCCGATGCCGCATCTGGGGTTGGCGGCAAGGCCACACAAATATCGCAGCACAACCCGCACTCTCCAGTGATTGCGCTTGACGTGAGCGAGAGGAAGCTGATGGCGCTCAAGGCGAACGCGAGCAGACTCGGCGCGTTCAACATCGTGGCGTACTTGATGGACGCGCGCGAAATTTCGTCGCTGGGAAACTTCGACCGCCTGCTCTTGGACGCTCCGTGTACCGGTGAGGGCCTGATGCCCTTCCCAAGGGGAAGGAGAGCTCGGCCTCAGGACGAAGTGGAGCGCGCCGCGCGCCTCCAGGTGGAGCTGTTGGAATCCGCGCTCAAATCACTCGGGGAAGGTGGAGAGCTCGTGTACTCCACGTGCTCGACCAACTTCGAGGAAAATGAGCTGGTGGTGTCGTCCGTGTTGGAGTCGTTGGACGGCTTCTCCCTCGTGGACGTCAGCCTGGGCTTCGGGGATCCCGGGTTGATTGAGTATGCAGGCGTCAGGGTTCCATCACATCTTCGGTCATGTCGCAGGTTTTATCCTCACAGACACAATACGGAGGGGTTCACAATATGCAGGATAAGGCGGCTCTGA
- the pheT gene encoding phenylalanine--tRNA ligase subunit beta, with product MAKGGSKLPVVEVDLRRLAALTAWHRSPEDLLDVLPYAGLDIESVEGYTARLEYSPNRPDFATEWGIAHYLRGLIGVELGPAEIPLSPSGVLVSADPALRGIRPYVAGLVSKGLKLDDDSLKQLIRMQEDLHEGLGRHRRRVAIGLHDLDRITPPIRYMAVGDDYAFVPLGESRSWTVKSILEEHELGRKYGSSFSGTSLYPVLIDSAGNTLSFPPIINGEHTRVHGGTRSLFVDVTGTSLTKVMDALSVLALTLHEMKARIEYISVDYGGLILRTPDLSSRELYVGASRASSLLGLDLKPPDLAKYLGRSRIGVREVLHDGVVALVPRYRFDVMHEVDLVEEIAYGYGYPRLSPEQPREPGIGELSQASLFDEMVRDIATGMGMQEVITTHLTSYNILYRATGRSPEHSIRVLSSKSSEHEYLRDSLIPGLLHVLSTNVHEEYPQRIFEVGVVARSEGTSAGEHRRFAVAVAHAKASFTEVKSIVDAMVRSLLGVQPSYSASGCARPFIDGRCASTSLSGTELGVLGEIAPSALEQFHIQVPVAAAELDVDMLRALCGTGQ from the coding sequence ATGGCTAAGGGGGGTTCCAAGCTGCCGGTCGTAGAAGTCGACCTGAGAAGGCTTGCCGCCCTGACGGCGTGGCATAGATCCCCGGAAGATCTCTTGGACGTGTTGCCGTACGCAGGACTGGATATAGAGTCCGTGGAGGGTTACACCGCGCGCCTTGAGTACAGCCCAAACAGGCCCGACTTCGCCACAGAGTGGGGAATCGCGCACTATCTCAGGGGACTCATAGGGGTTGAGCTGGGCCCTGCAGAGATACCACTTTCTCCATCCGGGGTACTCGTGAGTGCTGATCCCGCGCTGAGGGGAATACGTCCCTACGTAGCCGGGCTCGTCTCTAAGGGGCTCAAGCTGGACGATGACTCCCTGAAGCAGCTAATACGCATGCAGGAGGATCTCCACGAGGGGCTGGGCCGTCACCGCAGGAGGGTGGCAATAGGGCTGCACGACCTCGACAGAATAACGCCACCAATACGGTACATGGCCGTCGGCGACGATTACGCGTTCGTGCCGCTAGGGGAGTCCAGATCGTGGACCGTGAAGAGTATACTCGAGGAGCACGAGCTGGGCAGAAAATATGGCTCCAGTTTCTCAGGAACGTCCCTGTATCCGGTGCTGATTGATTCTGCCGGTAACACGTTATCATTTCCCCCAATAATAAATGGCGAACATACACGCGTACATGGTGGCACCCGCTCATTGTTCGTGGACGTGACCGGCACCTCACTCACCAAGGTGATGGATGCACTATCAGTGCTGGCCCTGACTCTGCACGAGATGAAGGCGCGCATAGAGTACATCTCGGTCGACTACGGCGGCCTCATCCTGAGGACCCCTGATCTATCGAGTCGCGAGCTATACGTGGGCGCTTCGCGCGCGTCCTCCCTCCTCGGCCTCGACCTGAAGCCACCCGACTTAGCGAAATATCTTGGCAGATCCAGGATCGGCGTGCGCGAGGTGCTGCACGATGGTGTCGTTGCGCTCGTTCCCCGCTACAGGTTCGACGTCATGCACGAGGTGGATCTCGTGGAGGAGATCGCTTACGGCTATGGATATCCAAGACTTTCGCCTGAGCAGCCTCGCGAGCCCGGCATAGGCGAGCTCTCCCAGGCGTCGTTGTTCGACGAGATGGTCCGGGACATCGCTACAGGCATGGGGATGCAGGAAGTGATAACGACCCACCTCACGAGCTACAACATACTTTATAGGGCTACAGGTCGCTCGCCCGAGCATTCCATCAGGGTACTCTCCAGCAAGAGTAGTGAGCATGAATATCTCAGGGACAGCTTGATTCCCGGCCTGCTCCATGTGCTCTCCACAAATGTCCATGAAGAGTATCCTCAGAGGATCTTTGAGGTGGGCGTAGTCGCGCGCAGCGAGGGCACCAGCGCAGGTGAACATCGCCGGTTCGCGGTGGCGGTAGCTCATGCTAAGGCGAGCTTCACGGAGGTTAAGTCAATTGTGGACGCCATGGTGAGGTCATTGCTGGGGGTCCAGCCATCCTACTCAGCATCTGGGTGCGCGCGTCCCTTCATAGATGGCAGGTGTGCTTCAACATCGCTCTCCGGCACCGAGCTGGGCGTTTTGGGCGAGATAGCGCCATCAGCATTGGAACAGTTCCACATACAGGTTCCGGTGGCAGCCGCCGAGCTGGACGTTGATATGTTGCGTGCTCTCTGCGGAACGGGGCAGTAA
- the map gene encoding type II methionyl aminopeptidase, translating into MPVQDELEKYLAAGRLAARALERAYEVVEDGRSALEVCEELEEIIWSEAMPAFPCNLSQGPIAAHYTPAPGDTLRIDGKNIVKVDLGARVDGYLSDSAVSIAWGGENERLVEAAREALHIGISQITPGSPLSKFGRTIEEYARALGLRPIVNLAGHRLGLYELHTGVSVPNVDADVPGHFEPHSAYALEPFLVPREGAGRVVDSTPSNIFRLTSRKIPKDPQLARVASHIWERYRGLPFASRWIVRELGEGALEALRTLRSMGIVYEYRTLVEAKGVQVAQFEHTVFIGESEVTVTTRRRNE; encoded by the coding sequence GTGCCAGTTCAGGACGAGTTGGAGAAGTACCTAGCCGCGGGAAGGTTGGCTGCCCGCGCCCTAGAGAGAGCATACGAAGTGGTGGAGGACGGTAGGAGTGCCCTGGAAGTGTGCGAGGAGCTGGAGGAAATCATATGGTCGGAGGCAATGCCCGCCTTTCCCTGCAACTTATCACAGGGACCGATCGCCGCACACTACACTCCGGCCCCCGGCGACACCCTGAGGATCGACGGCAAGAACATTGTAAAGGTTGATCTGGGGGCACGCGTCGACGGCTACCTCTCTGACAGCGCTGTATCCATAGCGTGGGGCGGCGAGAACGAGCGGTTGGTGGAGGCCGCCAGGGAGGCGCTCCACATAGGAATATCACAGATAACTCCTGGATCACCTCTGAGCAAATTTGGCCGCACAATAGAGGAATATGCCAGGGCGCTCGGACTCCGGCCAATAGTCAACCTGGCAGGGCACAGGCTTGGCCTGTACGAACTGCACACTGGAGTATCGGTCCCCAACGTAGACGCGGATGTTCCCGGACACTTCGAGCCACACAGCGCATACGCGCTTGAGCCTTTCTTGGTGCCACGGGAGGGAGCTGGAAGAGTCGTGGACTCTACCCCTAGCAATATCTTCCGGCTGACGTCGAGGAAGATCCCGAAGGACCCGCAGCTCGCGCGCGTTGCCTCGCATATATGGGAGCGCTATAGAGGACTGCCCTTTGCGTCCAGATGGATAGTGAGGGAACTGGGGGAGGGCGCGTTGGAGGCGCTCAGAACCCTGAGATCTATGGGGATCGTGTATGAGTACAGGACCCTTGTGGAGGCTAAGGGGGTCCAGGTGGCCCAGTTTGAGCACACCGTGTTCATCGGAGAGAGCGAGGTTACCGTCACTACTCGCAGACGTAATGAGTGA
- a CDS encoding phenylalanine--tRNA ligase subunit alpha, producing MPSNAADANALHPLEAKVLRALLEAGRPMDVKEVASTAGVSVDQARRAIEWLRSKGLVRAEQRAHMSVLLGRNGRVASEKGLPEDVLLSALERSGGELNLSGLANVLGMSPSEINAAVGRLVRDGFVSISSGRLRMLRRGPYAPIMQSLLRKIAEAGELPLDSLTPEERSALDLLLQRPEFVEIRESRDTFVSITEEASTLSRPSLEGAVTQLTPEDLSTGRWRSLRLSKLNVEAAVPTTYPGRRHVITEYIRRVKEIFTSMGFQEISGRILQISFWNFDALYTPQDHPARELQDTFYVDTGPFEEPPADVEAAVKTVHENGWRTGSTGWGYEWNPEEARRVVLRTHTTALTVRALAAARDLPVAKVFSVGSVFRNEKVDSRHLVEFHQVEGIVKSPDANLRRLMGYISEFYSRLGFSEIKFWPTYFPYTEPSLQVMVKVGGTWLEMGGMGIFRPEVTMPLGVEEPVLAWGLGLERMIMVKMGVSDARELYANRLSWLRGVPSCRS from the coding sequence ATGCCGTCGAACGCAGCTGACGCCAATGCCCTCCACCCACTGGAGGCGAAGGTCCTGAGGGCGCTGCTCGAGGCCGGGAGGCCTATGGACGTCAAGGAGGTTGCATCCACCGCTGGCGTTTCCGTCGACCAAGCCCGCCGCGCTATAGAGTGGCTCAGGTCCAAGGGGCTCGTGCGCGCGGAGCAGCGCGCGCATATGTCGGTGCTGCTGGGCCGGAACGGCCGGGTCGCGTCGGAAAAGGGCCTCCCGGAGGACGTGCTGCTCAGCGCTCTTGAGAGGTCGGGTGGCGAGCTGAATCTATCCGGGCTCGCAAACGTCCTTGGAATGAGCCCATCTGAAATCAACGCCGCAGTGGGCAGGCTAGTGAGGGACGGATTCGTTTCGATATCAAGCGGCAGGCTACGCATGTTGAGAAGGGGTCCCTACGCGCCGATCATGCAATCGCTGCTGAGGAAGATAGCCGAGGCGGGGGAGCTGCCGCTGGATTCGCTCACGCCGGAGGAGCGCTCGGCGCTCGACTTGCTCTTACAGCGTCCGGAGTTCGTGGAGATCCGCGAATCAAGGGATACATTCGTATCCATTACGGAGGAGGCATCCACGCTATCGCGTCCATCGTTGGAGGGCGCGGTGACGCAGCTGACGCCGGAGGATCTGTCGACTGGCAGGTGGAGATCGCTGCGTCTATCCAAGCTTAACGTGGAGGCGGCGGTGCCCACTACATATCCCGGCAGGCGGCACGTGATAACGGAATACATCAGGCGCGTCAAGGAAATATTCACATCCATGGGATTCCAGGAAATATCTGGTAGGATACTCCAGATAAGTTTCTGGAACTTCGACGCTCTCTACACGCCGCAGGATCATCCAGCGCGCGAGCTCCAAGACACGTTTTACGTGGATACTGGTCCATTCGAGGAACCTCCAGCTGACGTCGAGGCTGCCGTGAAGACGGTCCATGAGAACGGCTGGAGGACGGGTTCCACGGGCTGGGGCTACGAGTGGAACCCCGAGGAAGCGCGTCGGGTCGTCCTTAGAACACATACAACTGCGCTGACGGTGAGGGCGCTCGCTGCGGCGCGTGATCTACCGGTGGCAAAGGTATTCAGCGTGGGGAGCGTTTTCCGCAATGAGAAGGTTGACTCTAGGCACCTGGTGGAGTTCCATCAGGTGGAGGGCATAGTGAAATCACCGGACGCCAATCTTCGTCGCCTGATGGGTTATATCTCGGAGTTCTACTCACGTCTGGGGTTCAGCGAGATAAAGTTCTGGCCCACGTACTTCCCCTACACCGAACCATCGCTGCAGGTAATGGTGAAGGTCGGTGGCACATGGCTCGAGATGGGCGGAATGGGCATATTCAGGCCGGAGGTAACGATGCCCCTTGGGGTGGAGGAGCCCGTGCTCGCCTGGGGCCTGGGACTTGAGCGTATGATAATGGTGAAGATGGGAGTGAGCGACGCGCGCGAGCTGTACGCGAACAGGTTGTCATGGCTAAGGGGGGTTCCAAGCTGCCGGTCGTAG
- a CDS encoding sodium-translocating pyrophosphatase, translated as MFEYIMLLPLLISVIGLAYGGWSAAWVLRQDPGTDKMKEISGLIAEGARAFLAREYRTIFPVGVILAILVGVAYYLGFHSGVMAALAIVSFALGALGSGLAGYIGMYITTRSASRTAQAARKEGLGGALRVSYRAGSVMGTMLASIALLIISILFLAYQVIPQWGEALIPAAFGASLMSLFIRVAGGIFTKAADWGADIVGKVEAGIPEDDPRNPGTIADNVGDNVGDVAGMASDVYESLVVVLTGAMFLAAVFRLPVGFAEFPLLAGASALIGALLGMQVVRGRAEGAEGAMGKLNASLYVATAVTVILVAIISVLLFGATVKSAAIVISDFLGMVTAIAVLHITEYYTHYTHAPVKNIAKQSTISASNVIVAGYSYGLSSAVPVLIVVALVLGASFALGYYVVGVPTPIMAGIYGTAAASVGLLSMAGIVITLDSFGPVSDNASGLAEMADLPPEVRDATDTLDAIGNTTKATTKGYAIASAGLAALVLFIGFVYEVVERIVPPGSAPSYIIEQAFSKTSVMEPDLLIGAFLGAVLVYLFSSRTLMSVSRTAMELVEEIRRQFREIPGILEGKSKPDYSRAVDIVTRHALGEFMLPGLLAVALPILIGLLIGWVALVGLILGTIIIGFPRALLMANAGGAWDNAKKYIEANRDPSLGGKGSPAHKNAVVGDVVGDPFKDTTGPSLNPLIKVVNTVSVVFAAAIVAVDKVLGTAGGLFPAGMVLTAFFSILHSLLALLSAI; from the coding sequence ATGTTTGAGTACATAATGCTGTTGCCATTGTTGATCTCAGTGATAGGGCTCGCGTATGGAGGCTGGAGCGCTGCCTGGGTCCTAAGGCAGGATCCCGGTACAGATAAGATGAAGGAGATAAGTGGCCTGATAGCCGAGGGCGCGAGGGCATTCCTAGCCAGGGAATACCGGACCATATTTCCTGTGGGCGTTATACTGGCGATTCTGGTGGGCGTCGCGTACTATCTGGGATTCCACAGCGGCGTAATGGCGGCGTTGGCAATAGTATCGTTTGCTCTCGGGGCGCTGGGCAGCGGCCTCGCTGGGTACATTGGAATGTACATAACCACGCGCAGTGCCTCGAGAACGGCGCAGGCGGCTAGGAAAGAAGGGCTTGGTGGTGCCCTGAGGGTATCCTACAGGGCCGGGAGCGTCATGGGCACGATGTTAGCGAGTATAGCCCTCCTGATAATATCAATACTTTTCCTAGCATATCAGGTCATACCTCAGTGGGGTGAGGCGCTGATACCGGCGGCGTTCGGCGCCAGCCTGATGAGCCTCTTCATAAGGGTGGCTGGTGGCATCTTCACGAAGGCCGCTGACTGGGGCGCGGACATCGTCGGTAAGGTGGAGGCCGGGATACCGGAAGACGATCCTAGGAACCCCGGGACCATCGCCGACAACGTGGGCGACAATGTGGGAGACGTCGCGGGAATGGCAAGCGACGTCTACGAAAGCCTCGTGGTGGTCCTAACGGGCGCGATGTTCCTCGCCGCCGTCTTCAGGCTACCCGTGGGCTTCGCCGAATTTCCGCTCCTCGCTGGGGCCTCCGCGCTGATAGGCGCGTTGCTTGGGATGCAGGTGGTCAGGGGCCGCGCTGAGGGGGCTGAGGGCGCCATGGGCAAGCTCAACGCATCGCTCTACGTCGCGACAGCCGTGACGGTGATCCTGGTTGCGATAATATCCGTATTACTGTTCGGCGCCACGGTCAAGTCCGCGGCCATAGTGATCAGTGACTTCCTGGGGATGGTGACTGCCATCGCGGTCCTTCACATTACGGAATACTACACTCATTACACGCATGCGCCCGTGAAAAACATAGCAAAACAGTCCACGATAAGTGCATCTAACGTGATAGTTGCGGGCTACTCCTACGGATTATCCAGCGCAGTCCCGGTGCTGATAGTGGTAGCCTTGGTCCTCGGCGCCAGCTTCGCGCTGGGGTACTATGTTGTTGGCGTGCCCACGCCAATAATGGCCGGCATCTATGGCACAGCGGCTGCCTCCGTCGGGCTCCTCTCCATGGCCGGTATAGTGATAACGCTTGACTCGTTCGGTCCAGTCTCGGACAATGCATCCGGCCTTGCGGAGATGGCGGACCTGCCTCCAGAGGTCAGGGATGCCACTGACACGCTTGATGCCATAGGAAACACGACCAAGGCGACCACCAAGGGATATGCCATAGCCTCTGCCGGGCTCGCGGCACTGGTCCTCTTCATAGGGTTCGTGTACGAGGTCGTGGAGAGGATAGTTCCACCGGGCTCAGCTCCCTCCTATATAATAGAGCAGGCCTTCAGCAAGACGTCCGTGATGGAGCCCGACCTCCTGATTGGAGCCTTCCTGGGGGCGGTCCTGGTGTACCTATTCTCGAGCAGGACCCTCATGTCGGTCAGTAGGACAGCGATGGAGCTCGTGGAGGAGATACGCAGGCAGTTCCGCGAGATACCCGGCATACTGGAGGGCAAGTCGAAGCCGGATTACTCGAGGGCAGTTGACATAGTTACTAGGCATGCTCTGGGCGAATTCATGCTGCCCGGACTTCTGGCGGTGGCACTCCCCATACTGATCGGGCTATTGATCGGGTGGGTGGCGCTCGTTGGCCTGATATTGGGCACGATAATAATAGGGTTTCCCAGGGCGCTCCTCATGGCGAACGCCGGCGGCGCATGGGACAACGCAAAGAAGTACATAGAGGCCAACAGGGATCCATCGCTCGGTGGCAAGGGCAGCCCAGCCCACAAGAATGCCGTTGTAGGTGACGTCGTAGGTGATCCGTTCAAGGACACAACCGGTCCTTCGCTCAATCCGCTGATAAAGGTCGTGAACACCGTCTCCGTGGTCTTCGCTGCAGCTATAGTTGCCGTGGACAAGGTACTCGGAACCGCTGGCGGTCTCTTCCCGGCGGGCATGGTTCTGACGGCTTTCTTCAGCATCCTGCACTCGCTGCTAGCACTCCTAAGCGCGATATAA
- a CDS encoding Tfx family DNA-binding protein: protein MKGRRRAGGFLTERQLEILRMRRSGMSYDDIAKSIGTTKENVMILEKRAIRNIRLAKETLESASSIAGEEIVVPKGTRLVDVPPLVVNRANSSGVKLSVNMPTLMAQLSGALRGVVSDGVLVDDVKIYLLPDGSVSIISKE, encoded by the coding sequence GTGAAGGGACGCAGGAGGGCCGGCGGATTCCTGACCGAGAGACAACTGGAGATTCTTCGCATGAGGAGAAGCGGCATGAGCTATGATGATATAGCTAAATCTATAGGGACTACGAAAGAAAATGTAATGATACTGGAGAAAAGAGCCATAAGAAATATAAGACTTGCAAAAGAGACGCTCGAATCTGCGTCCTCGATCGCCGGCGAGGAGATAGTGGTCCCCAAGGGAACTCGCCTCGTCGACGTGCCGCCGCTGGTGGTGAACCGCGCCAACTCCTCCGGCGTCAAGCTATCCGTGAACATGCCGACCCTGATGGCGCAGTTGAGCGGCGCCCTCAGGGGTGTTGTGAGTGATGGTGTGCTAGTGGACGACGTGAAGATCTATCTGCTGCCAGACGGCTCCGTCAGCATAATATCCAAGGAGTGA
- a CDS encoding pyridoxal-phosphate dependent enzyme, which translates to MLVRQELSYYRTPLLRLPSLERLFARGDSKIYAKYEGVNPTGTHKDRAAALHVQRALEGGFRVLTAGTCGNFGVSLAYYSRMVGAKAVIFVPRRYTLERMADLRRYGAQLVFVDGSYEDAVEKSVRAASDNGWYDANPGSSNTSVNFEAYSALAYEIAWELGDPPTTVALPVGNGTTLAGVHMGFKRLKDLGYIESVPRMIGVTTVHGNSAIDSFLSGRDSAVPTPSVKETKYNEPLVSMISFDGDAALRALRESGGGALRVPDRVMLGHSRLLRELEGIDVLPASASVVEALRSLDGGTHVLVFTSRWHLP; encoded by the coding sequence ATGCTGGTGAGACAGGAGCTCAGCTACTATAGGACGCCGCTCCTTCGGCTACCATCCCTGGAGCGCCTCTTCGCGCGGGGGGATTCCAAGATATATGCGAAGTACGAGGGGGTGAACCCGACTGGAACTCACAAGGATCGCGCAGCGGCCCTGCACGTGCAGAGAGCACTGGAGGGCGGGTTCAGGGTGCTCACGGCTGGCACATGCGGTAACTTCGGGGTCTCCTTGGCGTACTACTCCAGAATGGTTGGTGCCAAGGCGGTGATATTCGTGCCACGGCGCTACACGCTTGAGCGCATGGCGGACCTAAGGAGATACGGCGCCCAGCTGGTGTTCGTCGACGGATCATATGAGGACGCTGTGGAGAAAAGTGTCAGGGCAGCCTCCGATAACGGCTGGTACGATGCCAATCCCGGATCATCTAACACCTCAGTCAACTTCGAGGCGTATTCAGCCCTCGCGTACGAGATAGCCTGGGAGCTCGGGGATCCGCCCACCACAGTCGCTCTGCCGGTTGGAAATGGAACCACTCTAGCTGGAGTGCACATGGGGTTCAAGCGCCTCAAGGATCTCGGATATATAGAGAGCGTGCCCAGGATGATAGGCGTCACGACCGTGCACGGGAACTCTGCCATCGATAGCTTCCTGAGCGGCAGGGATAGCGCAGTCCCCACGCCATCCGTGAAGGAGACGAAATACAACGAGCCGCTGGTCTCAATGATATCCTTTGACGGCGATGCGGCCCTCAGGGCGCTGAGGGAGAGTGGCGGCGGCGCCCTCAGGGTGCCGGACAGGGTCATGCTGGGCCATTCGAGGTTGCTGAGGGAGCTAGAGGGCATAGACGTGCTGCCAGCCTCGGCATCGGTCGTGGAGGCTCTGAGGAGCCTTGACGGTGGCACACACGTGCTGGTGTTCACCAGTCGGTGGCATTTGCCATGA
- a CDS encoding acylphosphatase codes for MHAPRNVRLHLWISGRVQGVFFRSAMKEEADARGVHGWVRNLPDGRVEAVLEGDERPVRSLAEWARRGPPAARVDRVDEVEEPYVGEFREFSVIR; via the coding sequence ATGCATGCGCCGCGCAACGTCAGGTTGCACCTCTGGATATCCGGTAGGGTGCAGGGGGTCTTCTTCAGGTCCGCCATGAAGGAGGAGGCGGACGCTAGAGGTGTTCACGGCTGGGTGAGGAATCTACCCGATGGGCGCGTTGAGGCAGTTCTGGAGGGCGATGAACGCCCCGTTAGATCGCTCGCGGAATGGGCTAGGAGGGGCCCTCCAGCTGCTAGAGTGGATCGCGTGGACGAGGTCGAGGAACCATATGTCGGGGAGTTCCGTGAGTTCAGCGTAATTCGCTAA